In Methermicoccus shengliensis DSM 18856, a single genomic region encodes these proteins:
- a CDS encoding class I SAM-dependent methyltransferase has protein sequence MSDARRYVGFYDTPLGRSILLRERELIQRELVGCGCVLDVGCGPGVFEGILDMRMVGLDMDRNMLHLAPHHATCTFVQGMAEHLPFGEQSFDGVVCITSLEFMEDVDAALGEAHRVLSSGGRLLALVLNPLSEYVERRRREGGYFARIRHTPEEIVRRARAHFALGWEYWLGISEEAVYDSQSPREAALCVIKGVKLS, from the coding sequence TTGAGTGATGCGAGGCGCTATGTGGGGTTTTACGACACCCCCCTTGGGAGAAGCATACTTTTGAGAGAGCGTGAGCTCATTCAGAGAGAGCTTGTGGGCTGTGGGTGCGTGCTCGATGTGGGCTGTGGGCCCGGGGTGTTCGAGGGCATCTTGGATATGAGGATGGTGGGGCTGGACATGGACAGAAACATGCTGCACTTGGCCCCCCATCACGCCACGTGCACGTTTGTGCAGGGGATGGCAGAGCACCTGCCGTTCGGGGAGCAGAGCTTCGATGGGGTGGTGTGTATAACGTCGCTGGAGTTCATGGAGGATGTGGATGCTGCGCTCGGGGAGGCTCACAGGGTGCTCTCATCAGGGGGAAGGCTGCTCGCGCTCGTGCTGAACCCCCTCTCCGAGTACGTTGAGAGGAGGAGAAGGGAGGGAGGATACTTTGCGAGGATAAGGCACACGCCAGAGGAAATCGTGAGGAGGGCTCGTGCGCACTTTGCCCTCGGATGGGAATACTGGTTGGGAATATCTGAGGAGGCGGTGTACGATTCTCAGAGCCCACGGGAGGCTGCCCTGTGTGTGATAAAGGGGGTAAAACTATCTTAG
- the gyrB gene encoding DNA topoisomerase (ATP-hydrolyzing) subunit B, whose protein sequence is MSGSEEYSSEHITVLEGLEAVRKRPSMYIGGTDSHGLHHLVYEIVDNSVDEALAGHCHNIEVVLYPDGSVRVVDDGRGIPVDVHPRYGKSALELVMTTLHAGGKFSHELYKVSGGLHGVGASVVNALSEWLEAKVRRNGKLYYQRYERGRPTTSVEVVGEAEGTGTDIWFKPDPLIFGSCGLKYSILADRLRELAFLNRGVRFTIRDESTGTQEEFEYEGGLVSFVEHLNRNRTVLHKPPMYFVRERDSIIVEIAMQYTDGFLESVHAFANNINTIEGGTHLTGFRAALTRTANEYLRKRGEKVELTGEDVREGLTAVISVKLPNPQFEGQTKTKLANSEVKGVVESLVSEELGYFLDENPTVAETILNKALQAARAREAARKARELIRRKSALNGSSLPGKLADCTESDPERCEIYIVEGDSAGGSAKQGRDRRFQAILPLRGKILNVEKSRLDKVLSNTEVSALLTALGCGVGDELDIGKLRYGKIIIMTDADVDGAHIRTLLLTLFYRYMRPLIERGHVYIAQPPLYRVFKGKRELYVYSESELQRAIEELGGDGVGVQRYKGLGEMNPSQLWETTMNPERRTILKVTLEDAIYADEIFSVLMGERVEPRREFIRAHAKEVVNLDT, encoded by the coding sequence ATGTCGGGCAGTGAGGAGTACAGCTCAGAGCACATCACGGTGCTCGAAGGGCTCGAGGCAGTGCGAAAGCGTCCCAGCATGTACATTGGGGGCACGGATAGCCATGGGCTTCACCATCTGGTGTACGAGATTGTGGACAACAGCGTTGACGAGGCGCTGGCTGGCCACTGCCACAACATCGAGGTTGTGCTGTATCCCGATGGCTCTGTGAGGGTGGTGGACGATGGCAGGGGCATCCCCGTGGATGTGCACCCAAGGTATGGGAAATCCGCCCTCGAGCTCGTGATGACAACCCTCCATGCAGGTGGCAAGTTCTCCCACGAGCTCTACAAGGTGTCTGGTGGGCTGCATGGTGTTGGGGCATCGGTGGTGAATGCCCTTTCCGAGTGGCTCGAGGCAAAGGTAAGACGCAACGGAAAGCTCTACTACCAGCGATATGAGAGGGGCAGGCCCACCACGTCCGTGGAGGTGGTGGGGGAGGCAGAGGGAACTGGCACAGATATATGGTTCAAGCCAGACCCGCTGATATTCGGGAGCTGTGGCCTTAAGTATTCCATCCTCGCGGATAGGCTGAGGGAGCTGGCATTCCTCAACAGAGGTGTGAGATTCACAATCAGGGACGAGTCCACGGGAACGCAAGAAGAGTTTGAGTATGAGGGAGGCTTAGTCTCCTTTGTGGAGCATCTAAACCGCAACCGGACTGTGTTGCATAAGCCTCCCATGTACTTTGTGCGGGAGAGGGATTCCATCATTGTGGAGATTGCCATGCAGTATACCGATGGCTTCCTCGAGAGTGTGCATGCATTTGCCAACAACATCAACACCATCGAGGGCGGAACGCACCTTACGGGCTTTAGAGCTGCGCTCACGAGAACTGCCAACGAGTATCTGAGAAAGCGGGGAGAGAAGGTGGAGCTCACGGGCGAGGACGTGAGGGAGGGTCTTACTGCCGTGATCAGTGTGAAGCTGCCCAACCCACAGTTTGAGGGGCAGACCAAGACCAAGCTCGCCAACAGCGAGGTAAAGGGCGTTGTGGAGTCGCTGGTTAGCGAGGAGCTTGGATACTTCTTGGATGAAAACCCCACTGTGGCGGAGACCATACTGAACAAGGCATTGCAGGCAGCCCGTGCAAGGGAGGCAGCTCGCAAGGCGAGGGAGCTAATACGAAGAAAGAGCGCTCTGAACGGAAGCTCGCTTCCGGGCAAGCTCGCAGACTGCACCGAGAGCGACCCCGAGAGGTGCGAGATATATATCGTGGAGGGCGATTCTGCGGGTGGCAGCGCCAAGCAGGGCAGGGACAGGCGCTTTCAGGCCATCCTCCCCCTCAGGGGAAAGATACTGAATGTGGAAAAGTCGAGGCTGGATAAGGTGCTCTCCAACACGGAGGTCAGTGCCCTGCTCACCGCTCTTGGATGTGGTGTGGGGGACGAGCTGGACATCGGCAAGCTCAGATATGGCAAGATTATAATAATGACCGATGCCGATGTGGATGGTGCCCACATACGCACTCTGCTGCTCACCCTGTTCTACAGGTACATGCGCCCCTTGATAGAGAGAGGGCATGTGTACATTGCCCAGCCGCCCCTCTACAGGGTGTTCAAGGGCAAGAGGGAGCTGTATGTGTACTCGGAGAGCGAGCTCCAGCGCGCAATCGAGGAGCTTGGTGGGGATGGTGTTGGGGTGCAGCGCTACAAGGGGCTTGGCGAGATGAACCCCTCTCAGCTCTGGGAGACCACGATGAATCCCGAAAGGAGAACGATACTGAAGGTCACGCTCGAGGATGCGATATACGCCGATGAGATATTCTCCGTACTGATGGGAGAGAGGGTGGAGCCCAGAAGAGAGTTCATACGGGCCCATGCGAAAGAAGTGGTGAACCTCGACACATGA
- a CDS encoding elongation factor EF-2: protein MARAKKMVDRIKELMHKPERIRNIGIVAHIDHGKTTLTDNLLAGAGMISKELAGRQLFMDYDEEEQERGITINAANVSMVHEYEGEEYLINLIDTPGHVDFGGDVTRAMRAVDGVVVVVDAVEGAMPQTETVLRQALKENVKPVLFINKVDRLINELKVDPQTMQIRLGKVIDSVNKLVRAMSEEKYKAGWKMSAADGSVAFGSALYNWAISAASMKKNGIGFKEVIEYCKSGRMRELAEKCPLHEVINDMVIRFLPNPLDAQKERIPVIWRGDIDSSIGKAMMNCDPDAPIALMVTDISVDPHAGEIASGRLFSGTIKRGDELYISGTGKKNKVQQVGIYMGPAREEVEAIPAGNIVAVSGLKDAIVGSTVSSEPMEPFEAIRHVSEPVVTVAVEAKNMKDLPKLIEVLRQIAKEDPTLIVTINEETGEHLLAGMGELHLEVIGHKIERDKGVPITTSPPIVVYRETVTTKSGIIEGKSPNKHNRFYIEVEPLESGVLELIREGEIDMKMPEVERRQKFIDAGMDKEEAKGITHIYDSNVFVDMTKGVQHLRETLELVHQGFEEVMRGGPMSREPVRGVKAKLIDVKLHEDAVHRGPAQVIPAVRNALHAGILKANPTLLEPIQKVFIHVPQDQMSGAVRVIQGRRGVILSMSQEGDMSIIEAKAPVAELFGFAGDLRSATEGRAMWSTEFAGFEPVPPNLLPQVVRQIRQRKGLKLEVPSPSDFVEG, encoded by the coding sequence ATGGCAAGAGCAAAGAAGATGGTTGACCGCATAAAGGAGCTGATGCACAAGCCAGAGCGCATCAGAAACATCGGCATCGTGGCGCACATAGACCATGGAAAGACCACGCTCACCGATAACCTGCTTGCGGGCGCTGGTATGATTTCCAAGGAGCTTGCTGGAAGGCAGCTCTTCATGGACTATGATGAGGAGGAGCAGGAGAGAGGCATCACCATCAATGCCGCCAACGTATCCATGGTGCACGAGTACGAGGGCGAGGAGTACCTGATTAACCTCATAGACACCCCAGGGCACGTGGACTTTGGAGGGGACGTGACACGGGCGATGCGCGCAGTGGACGGCGTCGTCGTGGTGGTGGATGCCGTGGAGGGGGCGATGCCCCAGACTGAGACCGTGCTGAGGCAGGCGCTAAAGGAGAACGTGAAGCCTGTGCTGTTCATCAACAAGGTGGACAGGCTCATCAACGAGCTCAAGGTGGACCCGCAGACGATGCAGATTCGCCTTGGGAAGGTGATAGACAGCGTGAACAAGCTCGTGCGCGCCATGTCCGAGGAGAAGTACAAGGCTGGCTGGAAGATGAGCGCTGCAGATGGCAGCGTGGCGTTTGGCTCGGCGCTGTACAACTGGGCAATCAGCGCAGCCTCCATGAAGAAGAATGGCATTGGTTTCAAGGAGGTCATCGAATACTGCAAGAGTGGGAGGATGCGGGAGCTTGCAGAGAAGTGCCCGCTCCACGAGGTAATCAACGATATGGTCATCCGCTTCCTACCCAACCCCTTGGATGCACAAAAGGAGAGAATCCCCGTCATCTGGAGGGGGGACATCGACAGCTCCATTGGCAAGGCCATGATGAACTGCGACCCAGATGCCCCCATTGCTCTCATGGTGACCGACATCTCCGTTGACCCCCATGCAGGTGAGATTGCGAGCGGAAGGCTGTTCTCTGGCACCATAAAGAGAGGTGATGAGCTGTACATCTCGGGCACTGGCAAGAAGAACAAGGTGCAGCAGGTGGGCATCTACATGGGCCCTGCGAGGGAAGAGGTGGAGGCAATTCCAGCTGGTAATATCGTGGCCGTGAGTGGTCTGAAGGATGCCATCGTGGGCTCCACAGTGTCCTCTGAGCCCATGGAGCCCTTTGAGGCGATAAGGCATGTGAGCGAGCCAGTGGTCACCGTTGCCGTAGAGGCAAAGAACATGAAGGATTTGCCAAAGCTCATCGAGGTGCTGCGGCAGATTGCCAAGGAGGACCCCACCCTGATTGTGACTATCAACGAGGAGACTGGAGAGCACCTGCTTGCGGGAATGGGTGAGCTTCACCTCGAGGTGATAGGACACAAGATTGAGCGTGATAAGGGTGTGCCCATCACCACCTCTCCACCCATCGTGGTGTACCGTGAGACTGTGACCACCAAGAGCGGCATCATAGAGGGCAAGTCTCCCAACAAGCACAACCGCTTCTACATCGAGGTTGAGCCCCTCGAGTCCGGCGTGCTCGAGCTCATCAGAGAGGGCGAGATTGATATGAAGATGCCAGAGGTGGAGCGCAGGCAGAAGTTCATCGATGCGGGGATGGACAAGGAGGAGGCAAAGGGCATCACCCACATCTATGACTCCAACGTGTTCGTGGATATGACCAAGGGTGTGCAGCACCTCAGAGAGACGCTCGAGCTTGTGCATCAGGGCTTCGAGGAGGTGATGAGAGGGGGTCCAATGTCCAGAGAGCCTGTGAGGGGCGTGAAGGCGAAGCTCATCGATGTGAAGCTGCACGAGGATGCAGTGCACCGCGGTCCTGCGCAGGTGATACCCGCAGTGAGGAACGCACTGCATGCTGGCATCCTTAAAGCCAACCCCACGCTGCTCGAGCCCATCCAGAAGGTGTTCATCCACGTGCCACAGGATCAGATGAGTGGTGCTGTGAGGGTGATACAGGGAAGAAGGGGCGTAATCCTCTCGATGTCTCAGGAGGGAGACATGAGCATCATCGAGGCAAAGGCTCCGGTCGCAGAGCTGTTCGGCTTTGCTGGCGACCTCAGAAGCGCCACAGAGGGAAGGGCGATGTGGAGCACAGAGTTTGCGGGCTTCGAGCCAGTTCCACCAAACCTCTTGCCACAGGTGGTGCGCCAGATCAGACAGAGAAAGGGGCTCAAGCTCGAGGTACCCTCCCCGAGCGATTTTGTGGAGGGGTGA
- a CDS encoding DUF6951 family protein has product MMVSRVKVEDPICGHTALIKGWRDDEGIFRAELKTECPHLQSFAEDLNYMETEMEDLYHVMSDVYECAVDNNVPATCPVPTAIINAWWLEADMIAKSLAHKSTITIEVPQKDGDGKKDVSKVRVNTPLCDYVILVRAKKTPEGKIKISFATNCPHLRGVREKLPEIGPEEIAEHDATRVYEIADELKFTPICFAPLAMTLACMMEAGKLDKEALADSIRISYPKE; this is encoded by the coding sequence ATGATGGTATCGAGGGTAAAGGTGGAAGACCCCATCTGTGGGCACACTGCCCTTATAAAGGGCTGGAGAGATGATGAAGGTATCTTCAGGGCAGAGCTCAAGACAGAGTGCCCTCACCTTCAAAGCTTCGCAGAGGACTTGAACTACATGGAGACGGAGATGGAAGACCTCTACCATGTTATGAGTGATGTATATGAGTGTGCCGTGGACAACAACGTGCCAGCCACCTGCCCAGTGCCCACTGCAATCATCAACGCCTGGTGGCTCGAGGCAGACATGATAGCCAAGTCTCTTGCCCACAAATCCACCATCACGATAGAGGTTCCCCAGAAGGATGGGGATGGTAAGAAAGATGTATCCAAGGTGAGGGTGAACACGCCCCTGTGTGATTATGTGATACTCGTGAGGGCTAAGAAAACACCAGAGGGCAAGATAAAGATTAGCTTTGCCACCAACTGTCCCCATCTCAGAGGGGTGAGAGAGAAGCTGCCCGAGATTGGACCCGAAGAGATTGCAGAGCACGACGCCACGAGGGTGTATGAGATAGCAGACGAGCTCAAGTTTACCCCCATATGCTTTGCCCCCCTCGCCATGACCCTCGCATGCATGATGGAGGCTGGAAAGCTGGACAAAGAGGCACTTGCAGACTCCATCAGGATTAGCTATCCCAAGGAGTGA
- a CDS encoding hydroxymethylglutaryl-CoA reductase, degradative, which yields MVERSSRISGFYKLTREERIEHVRRFASLTDDETRGLSGGALSLDVAERMVENVIGLMEVPLGIAVNFLINGQDYLIPMAIEEPSVIAAASNAAKMARAGGGFYTSSTPPVMIGQVQLLGVPDPFGAKMEVIRRKEEVLEIANSKDPVLVKHGGGAKDIEVRVLDTPRGAMVVVHLLVDCRDAMGANAVNTMAEAVAPTLAHITGGRPLLRIISNLADRRLARARAVFPKDAIGGDEVVEGILDAHALAKADPYRAATHNKGIMNGITAMALATGNDTRAIEAGAHAYAARYGRYEPLSTWEKNANGDLVGTIELPMAVGLVGGATRTHPTAQTNVKILGVKSASELAEVMAAVGLAQNFAALRALVTEGIQRGHMSLHSRNVAIAAGAEGKLVDIVAERMVQEGVIRVDRARQLIEELKNE from the coding sequence ATGGTAGAGAGAAGCTCGAGGATTTCAGGATTCTACAAGCTCACCAGAGAGGAGAGAATAGAGCATGTGAGGCGGTTTGCCTCCCTTACGGACGATGAGACGCGGGGGCTTTCAGGGGGAGCGCTCAGCCTCGATGTGGCAGAACGGATGGTGGAGAATGTCATAGGACTTATGGAGGTGCCGCTTGGGATAGCAGTGAACTTCCTCATAAACGGCCAGGACTACCTAATCCCCATGGCGATAGAGGAGCCCTCGGTGATAGCGGCTGCCAGCAATGCAGCCAAGATGGCAAGGGCTGGAGGGGGCTTCTACACGAGCAGCACCCCGCCGGTGATGATTGGACAGGTGCAGCTTCTGGGGGTGCCCGACCCCTTTGGGGCGAAGATGGAGGTCATAAGACGCAAGGAAGAGGTGCTCGAAATTGCCAACAGCAAGGACCCGGTGCTCGTCAAGCACGGCGGAGGGGCAAAGGATATCGAGGTCAGGGTACTGGACACCCCGAGGGGTGCGATGGTGGTGGTGCACCTGCTCGTGGACTGCCGTGATGCAATGGGTGCGAATGCTGTGAACACCATGGCAGAGGCGGTGGCACCCACGCTCGCCCATATCACGGGGGGAAGGCCCCTTCTTCGCATCATATCCAACCTCGCCGACAGGCGACTGGCAAGGGCAAGGGCAGTGTTTCCCAAGGACGCAATAGGGGGTGATGAGGTGGTGGAGGGCATCCTCGATGCCCATGCGCTCGCCAAGGCAGACCCATACAGGGCCGCCACCCATAACAAAGGAATCATGAATGGCATCACGGCAATGGCGCTCGCAACAGGAAACGATACCAGAGCCATTGAGGCTGGAGCCCATGCCTATGCAGCAAGGTATGGACGATACGAGCCGCTCTCCACATGGGAGAAAAATGCCAACGGAGACCTCGTGGGCACCATAGAGCTTCCCATGGCAGTGGGGCTCGTGGGTGGTGCCACCAGAACGCACCCCACAGCCCAGACCAACGTGAAGATTCTTGGGGTAAAGAGCGCTTCAGAGCTGGCTGAGGTGATGGCTGCCGTGGGGCTTGCCCAGAACTTCGCCGCCCTCAGGGCACTCGTGACCGAGGGAATCCAGCGGGGACACATGAGTCTGCACTCGAGAAATGTGGCAATCGCGGCTGGAGCGGAGGGGAAGCTGGTGGACATCGTTGCCGAGAGGATGGTGCAGGAGGGCGTCATAAGAGTGGACAGGGCAAGGCAGCTCATAGAGGAGCTGAAAAACGAGTGA
- a CDS encoding radical SAM protein has translation MYVYGPVPSKRLGASLGLDIIPRLTCTFNCVYCQLGSKKHVVSGPEGIAFPSASKVLCELEGVLSQCPRVDYITAAGSGEPTLNPELGALIEGIRELTDVPCALITNSSLLTRPSVFEAACKFDVVLPSLDGGDEGTLKRVNRPARGIRLENVLTALRRLSAEQRVWLEVMLIEGGVSNTTPTSLEHLISCIATIQPAEVHLNTPTRPPAERYVRALEPSRLREIAIKIESECSVPTKIVPEAEPEAEVVHAQGRLELILGMLRIRPCTLDDLMAATGLNDKELLKHLSVLLSDGRVSMRMLEGKRFYVAEGA, from the coding sequence ATGTACGTGTACGGTCCAGTGCCCTCCAAGAGGCTGGGTGCTTCGCTGGGACTCGATATCATACCAAGACTCACGTGCACGTTCAACTGCGTGTACTGCCAGCTCGGAAGCAAAAAGCACGTGGTGTCCGGCCCAGAGGGCATAGCATTTCCGAGCGCCTCCAAGGTGCTCTGCGAACTCGAAGGGGTGCTTTCACAGTGCCCAAGGGTGGACTACATCACGGCTGCGGGAAGCGGGGAGCCCACGCTCAACCCAGAGCTTGGAGCACTCATCGAGGGCATAAGGGAGCTCACCGATGTGCCCTGTGCCCTCATCACCAACTCATCGCTGCTCACCCGTCCATCGGTGTTCGAGGCGGCGTGCAAGTTCGACGTGGTACTGCCCTCTCTCGATGGAGGGGATGAGGGGACACTGAAAAGGGTGAACAGGCCCGCGAGGGGCATAAGGCTGGAGAATGTCCTCACCGCCCTGAGACGGCTTTCGGCAGAGCAGAGGGTGTGGCTGGAGGTCATGCTCATCGAGGGAGGTGTGAGCAACACCACCCCCACCTCCCTTGAGCACCTCATATCATGCATAGCCACAATACAACCAGCCGAGGTGCACCTCAACACCCCGACGAGACCACCGGCAGAGAGGTACGTCAGGGCTCTTGAGCCCTCACGACTCAGGGAGATTGCCATAAAAATTGAGAGCGAATGCTCTGTGCCCACGAAAATCGTGCCCGAGGCAGAGCCTGAGGCGGAGGTGGTGCACGCACAGGGCAGGCTCGAGCTCATCCTTGGCATGCTGAGGATAAGGCCCTGCACCCTCGATGACCTCATGGCAGCCACTGGGCTCAACGATAAGGAGCTGCTAAAGCACCTCTCGGTGCTGCTCTCAGATGGCAGGGTGAGCATGAGGATGCTGGAGGGAAAGAGGTTCTATGTGGCAGAGGGTGCCTAA
- the surE gene encoding 5'/3'-nucleotidase SurE, whose amino-acid sequence MMDVAMPTILLTNDDGVYSAGIRAALRALEQVGDVVVVAPAIQRSGFGRSISIFEPLRMSEVVIGEGTSAYAVGGTPADCVILGIFSILKRLPDLVVSGINVGENISTDSAMTSGTIGAAFEAAGYGVPSIAISTQVVEESHKFGDGRGYEGDFEVCASLLRRISARTIEKGFPEGVDVLNINVPHGADEHTGVEITRLARKLFKTDVEERNDPRGRPYYWISGGLIVNGEEGTDSWALYVRRSISITPLSLDMSVSVDKDELLSLLK is encoded by the coding sequence ATGATGGATGTTGCGATGCCCACGATACTGCTTACCAATGACGATGGTGTGTACTCGGCTGGCATACGGGCTGCCCTCAGGGCTTTAGAGCAGGTGGGGGATGTGGTGGTGGTGGCGCCCGCCATCCAGCGCAGTGGTTTTGGCCGCTCCATCTCAATCTTTGAGCCCCTCAGGATGAGCGAGGTCGTCATAGGAGAGGGCACGAGCGCATATGCCGTGGGTGGAACGCCCGCGGACTGCGTGATTCTCGGCATATTCAGTATACTCAAGAGGCTTCCAGACCTCGTGGTTTCTGGAATCAACGTGGGCGAGAACATAAGCACTGACTCTGCCATGACCTCTGGTACGATAGGGGCGGCATTCGAGGCTGCAGGATATGGTGTACCCTCCATAGCCATCTCCACACAGGTGGTGGAGGAGAGCCACAAGTTCGGGGATGGGAGAGGGTATGAGGGGGATTTTGAGGTATGTGCCTCATTGCTCAGGCGCATCTCAGCGCGCACAATCGAGAAGGGCTTTCCAGAGGGTGTGGACGTGCTCAACATCAACGTGCCCCATGGTGCAGACGAGCACACAGGGGTTGAAATCACGAGGCTGGCAAGAAAGCTGTTTAAGACCGATGTGGAGGAGAGAAACGACCCCAGGGGGAGGCCCTACTACTGGATATCTGGAGGGCTCATCGTCAATGGCGAGGAGGGGACGGACAGCTGGGCACTCTACGTGAGGCGGAGCATCTCCATAACACCCCTCTCGCTCGACATGAGCGTGAGTGTGGATAAGGATGAGCTGCTGAGCCTCTTGAAGTAG
- a CDS encoding (Fe-S)-binding protein, with protein MDPCQAAVDSCIDCGKCGEVCPISMVSDNSTYTPDSKIKLLSKIAAGEALEKDEFDTIYLCTRCGVCDDVCPEHIPISDIIQHERELLAEQGREPERTKHIVSNILEKKNPGGFDNSKRLDWITDDLKLSKDADVGYMAGCWVAFKHPEIAQATIRVLNSCGIEPRILEEEQCCGLFMIDNGHLDEAREYAKNYVNYIESLGIKQLIVSCPACYGVLKFQYPKLYRDTKFEVVASIEVFKQLIEEGKLKPKQIDGTATLKDACPLRHMYDVPREILASMGIEMKEMFDKHTVCCGAPAGVKPNYPEIADAIGMLHLQKASETSGVMVTYCPFCLYHLEGVSQKSGVEVPMKDIALLLEEGIK; from the coding sequence ATGGATCCCTGTCAGGCTGCCGTTGATTCGTGCATAGACTGTGGGAAGTGTGGAGAGGTGTGTCCCATATCCATGGTATCGGACAACTCCACCTACACGCCAGACAGCAAGATAAAGCTGCTCTCCAAGATAGCTGCGGGAGAAGCGCTCGAAAAGGACGAGTTCGATACCATCTACCTCTGCACGAGGTGTGGGGTGTGCGATGATGTGTGTCCTGAGCACATACCCATATCCGACATAATCCAGCACGAGAGAGAGCTGCTCGCAGAGCAGGGAAGAGAGCCAGAGAGAACGAAGCACATCGTGTCCAACATCCTCGAAAAGAAAAACCCGGGTGGGTTCGACAACTCCAAGAGGCTGGACTGGATAACAGATGACCTGAAGCTCTCAAAAGACGCCGACGTAGGCTACATGGCTGGGTGCTGGGTGGCGTTCAAGCATCCAGAGATTGCGCAGGCGACCATTCGGGTGCTAAACTCGTGTGGCATCGAGCCGAGGATACTGGAGGAGGAGCAGTGCTGCGGGCTCTTCATGATAGACAACGGACACCTCGACGAGGCAAGGGAGTATGCCAAGAACTATGTGAACTACATCGAGTCGCTGGGCATAAAGCAGCTCATCGTGTCCTGTCCAGCATGCTATGGTGTGCTCAAGTTCCAGTATCCCAAGCTATACCGCGACACCAAGTTCGAGGTAGTGGCATCGATAGAGGTGTTCAAGCAGCTCATCGAGGAGGGCAAGCTCAAACCAAAGCAGATCGATGGCACGGCCACGCTAAAGGATGCGTGCCCCCTGCGGCACATGTACGATGTGCCGAGGGAGATTCTCGCCAGCATGGGCATTGAGATGAAAGAGATGTTCGACAAGCACACTGTGTGCTGTGGGGCGCCAGCTGGTGTGAAGCCCAACTATCCAGAGATTGCAGATGCCATAGGCATGCTCCATCTCCAAAAGGCGAGTGAGACGTCAGGGGTGATGGTCACGTACTGTCCCTTCTGCCTGTACCACCTCGAGGGGGTGAGCCAAAAGAGCGGAGTGGAGGTGCCCATGAAGGACATTGCCCTGCTGCTCGAGGAGGGCATAAAGTAG
- a CDS encoding nitroreductase family protein has translation MDVMDVLEAIAERRSIRRYTGEHVPDAKIDVLISAGQDAPSAGNLQARDFIVVRDATTKDRLAMASLRQPQVRDADVLIVVCANIPRSTSRYGERGMLYAHQDAAASVQNILLAAHAMGLGTCWIGAFDEAEVARILGVPEGVVPAAIVTVGVSAERPRKPPRFTHENVHEERW, from the coding sequence ATGGATGTCATGGATGTGTTGGAAGCAATAGCCGAGAGACGCTCAATAAGGAGATACACGGGAGAGCACGTGCCCGATGCAAAAATCGATGTGCTCATCAGCGCAGGGCAGGATGCCCCATCTGCTGGAAACCTGCAGGCACGGGACTTCATAGTGGTGAGGGACGCGACCACGAAGGACAGGCTCGCCATGGCATCGCTAAGACAGCCACAGGTGCGAGACGCGGACGTGCTCATCGTGGTGTGTGCCAACATTCCCCGCTCCACCTCCAGATATGGAGAACGAGGGATGCTGTATGCCCATCAGGACGCAGCAGCCTCTGTGCAAAACATCCTGCTCGCCGCCCATGCCATGGGGCTTGGGACGTGCTGGATTGGGGCATTTGATGAGGCGGAGGTTGCCCGCATCCTTGGGGTACCAGAGGGTGTGGTGCCCGCAGCCATAGTCACGGTGGGTGTGAGCGCAGAAAGGCCAAGAAAGCCCCCAAGATTTACCCACGAGAACGTGCACGAGGAGAGATGGTGA
- a CDS encoding J domain-containing protein, with protein sequence MVVVYGSELEDIRKELEWEEKARRLLGVRRDATHHEIKRAYWLRAMECHPDRVEGGDPERFMMLSEAYEYLTTRRNNDRYSFHTREVKEREDYVSWWRKQFFE encoded by the coding sequence GTGGTTGTGGTGTATGGCTCGGAGCTCGAGGATATCAGGAAGGAGCTTGAGTGGGAGGAAAAGGCACGCAGGCTGCTTGGCGTGAGAAGGGACGCCACCCACCACGAAATCAAGAGGGCATACTGGCTGCGTGCGATGGAGTGCCACCCAGATAGGGTGGAGGGGGGAGACCCCGAGCGGTTTATGATGCTCTCCGAGGCATATGAGTATCTGACAACAAGGCGCAACAACGACCGCTACAGCTTTCACACGCGTGAGGTGAAGGAGAGGGAGGACTACGTTAGCTGGTGGAGAAAGCAGTTCTTTGAGTGA